In one window of Paraburkholderia sp. BL10I2N1 DNA:
- a CDS encoding molybdopterin-dependent oxidoreductase has translation MTSGEDMRTLDAASVIKDAQKELGSASRRLFGKRILTLGGLALLSGCDLTNDRSVNSMLRTISSFNDSAQALLFDPRKLAPTFPESMITRPFPFNAYYDIDQVPDVDAGTYRLELTGLVKGKRLWTLGELSALPQRSQVTRHICIEGWSAIGKWGGVRFSDFLSLAGADTTAKYVALHCADNYWTSIDMPTALHPQTLLTLTYDGNVLPAKYGFPMKLRMPTKLGYKNPKHIVAITVTNEFPGGYWENQGYNWFGGS, from the coding sequence ATGACTTCAGGTGAAGACATGCGGACGCTCGATGCCGCTTCCGTCATCAAGGACGCGCAGAAGGAACTGGGTTCGGCTTCCCGGCGCCTGTTTGGCAAGCGCATCCTGACCCTGGGCGGCCTTGCGCTGTTGTCCGGCTGCGATCTGACGAACGACAGGTCGGTGAACAGCATGCTGCGCACGATCTCCTCGTTCAACGACAGCGCGCAGGCGTTGTTGTTCGACCCACGCAAGCTGGCGCCGACCTTTCCGGAGTCGATGATCACGCGACCATTTCCGTTCAACGCCTATTACGACATCGACCAGGTGCCGGACGTGGATGCAGGTACCTATCGGCTCGAACTCACAGGCCTCGTCAAGGGCAAACGCCTCTGGACGCTCGGAGAACTCAGTGCATTGCCGCAACGCAGCCAGGTGACGCGGCATATCTGCATCGAAGGCTGGAGCGCGATCGGCAAATGGGGCGGCGTGCGTTTCTCCGACTTCCTGTCGCTGGCCGGCGCAGATACGACGGCGAAATACGTTGCGTTGCATTGCGCCGACAACTACTGGACGAGCATCGACATGCCGACGGCCCTGCATCCGCAGACGCTGCTCACGCTGACCTATGACGGCAACGTGCTGCCTGCGAAGTATGGTTTCCCGATGAAGCTTCGCATGCCCACGAAGCTCGGCTACAAAAACCCGAAGCATATTGTCGCTATCACGGTAACGAACGAATTTCCCGGCGGCTACTGGGAAAACCAGGGCTACAACTGGTTCGGCGGATCCTGA
- a CDS encoding histone deacetylase family protein, with amino-acid sequence MLTVYSSDHSLHHGVELKDGAISESYEKPLRAETVLARVKATGLGDVNSPKSYAPSSYVGAHSQRYVDFLAGAWREWTATGRNCQALPLVWPVRGLPGNEMPQFIDGKLGFFSMDAGSPINSGTWAAVCSSANTALTGMDAVCDGARAAFALCRPPGHHAGREYMGGYCYLNNAAIAAQHCIKRGARRVAILDIDFHHGNGTQDIFYDRSDVLFVSIHGDPRVSYPYFSGYANERGMGAGDGFNLNLPLPKGTAINEYESALHRAGVTIRRHACDALVISLGVDTFEHDPISHFRLRTPDYLRIGEIIEGFDVPTLFVMEGGYMVDEIGINAVNVLLGFEGRV; translated from the coding sequence ATGCTTACCGTCTACAGCAGCGATCACAGCCTGCATCACGGCGTAGAACTCAAGGACGGGGCGATCTCCGAATCGTACGAAAAGCCTCTCCGTGCCGAGACTGTGCTCGCGCGAGTCAAGGCAACGGGACTGGGTGATGTGAACAGCCCGAAGTCCTATGCACCCTCAAGCTACGTCGGCGCGCACAGCCAGCGGTACGTCGACTTCCTGGCAGGAGCATGGAGGGAATGGACCGCTACGGGTCGCAATTGTCAGGCGCTTCCTCTCGTTTGGCCTGTTCGCGGGTTGCCGGGTAATGAAATGCCGCAATTCATCGATGGCAAGCTCGGCTTCTTCTCGATGGATGCCGGTTCGCCGATTAACTCGGGTACCTGGGCTGCAGTCTGCTCGAGTGCCAACACGGCGCTGACCGGCATGGACGCGGTATGCGATGGTGCGCGTGCCGCATTCGCGCTGTGCCGCCCGCCCGGCCATCATGCTGGACGCGAGTACATGGGTGGCTATTGCTATCTGAACAACGCCGCGATCGCTGCGCAGCATTGCATCAAACGCGGCGCCAGGCGCGTGGCAATACTCGACATCGATTTCCATCATGGCAACGGCACACAGGACATCTTTTACGACCGATCTGACGTGCTATTTGTATCGATCCATGGCGACCCACGCGTTTCATATCCGTATTTTTCAGGGTATGCCAACGAGCGGGGCATGGGCGCAGGCGACGGATTCAATCTGAATTTGCCTCTGCCGAAGGGAACGGCCATCAATGAATACGAGTCAGCGCTGCATCGCGCCGGCGTGACGATCAGGCGACATGCCTGCGACGCGCTGGTCATTTCTCTGGGTGTCGACACGTTCGAACACGACCCCATCAGCCACTTCCGTCTGCGCACGCCAGACTACCTGCGCATCGGCGAAATCATCGAGGGTTTCGACGTCCCCACACTGTTTGTGATGGAGGGCGGATACATGGTCGATGAGATTGGGATCAATGCTGTCAACGTTCTGCTGGGCTTCGAAGGACGTGTGTGA
- a CDS encoding integrase core domain-containing protein: protein MSRAISVSANKPFGLQRVCQVLGFPRSTIYAVRARTADNVVPIIPGRRGPKPKMPDADLLKAIRDDLVASPFIGEGHRKVWARLRILHDIRVSRTRVLRLMREHSLLSPHRQARGEPNHHDGRITTDCPNEMWGTDGVRIATVDDGMVWIFSAVDHCDGMCTGIHAAKIGDRFAALEPISQGLLDEFGSVLADAGRGLSLRMDHGSQYTSDDFRNQIRFWGIAPSYAFVAEPQTNGVAERFNRTMKEQAIHGRIFKNLEEVRAAAIAFKDRYNRDWRLEKLGFKSPLEARQERLMKLAA from the coding sequence ATGAGCCGCGCGATCTCCGTTAGTGCGAACAAGCCCTTTGGATTGCAACGGGTTTGCCAGGTGCTCGGATTCCCCCGCTCGACGATCTATGCTGTCCGCGCGAGGACAGCGGACAACGTGGTGCCGATCATCCCGGGCCGCCGCGGCCCGAAACCGAAGATGCCCGATGCTGACCTGCTGAAGGCCATCCGCGACGATCTGGTGGCTTCCCCCTTCATCGGCGAGGGGCATCGCAAGGTCTGGGCGCGCTTGCGTATCCTGCACGACATCCGGGTCTCCCGGACCCGCGTGCTGCGACTGATGCGCGAGCACAGCCTGCTGTCGCCGCACCGGCAAGCGCGAGGCGAACCCAACCATCACGATGGCCGGATCACAACCGATTGCCCGAATGAGATGTGGGGCACCGACGGCGTGCGCATCGCGACCGTGGACGACGGCATGGTGTGGATCTTCTCGGCCGTTGATCATTGCGACGGCATGTGTACCGGCATTCATGCCGCGAAGATTGGCGACCGCTTTGCTGCCCTTGAGCCGATCTCCCAGGGGCTGCTGGACGAATTCGGTTCCGTGCTCGCCGATGCGGGCCGCGGGCTGTCGCTGCGTATGGATCACGGTTCGCAGTACACGTCGGACGACTTCCGTAACCAGATCCGGTTCTGGGGCATCGCGCCGAGCTATGCCTTCGTCGCCGAACCCCAGACCAACGGCGTCGCCGAGCGATTCAACCGGACAATGAAGGAACAGGCTATTCATGGACGCATCTTCAAAAACCTGGAGGAAGTTCGTGCCGCCGCCATCGCGTTCAAGGATCGATACAATCGCGACTGGCGTCTTGAAAAGTTGGGCTTCAAATCACCCCTCGAAGCCCGTCAGGAACGGCTGATGAAGCTGGCCGCCTGA
- a CDS encoding transposase: MLKKTDVNGVAPEALEGARSATGSASGAAEVKRWSTGRKRGVVLRLLRGEPVDAVSREVGVTIAVLEQWRELALAGMEAGLKARTSDPLEARLNDAVRRVGELSMENEILRKERELQARRPLTARRSST, encoded by the coding sequence ATGTTGAAGAAAACAGATGTAAACGGGGTTGCGCCAGAGGCGCTGGAAGGAGCGCGTAGCGCGACTGGAAGCGCCTCTGGCGCCGCCGAAGTCAAGCGTTGGTCGACCGGTCGCAAACGCGGCGTGGTGCTTCGGTTGCTGCGTGGCGAACCCGTCGACGCCGTGTCCCGTGAAGTCGGTGTGACGATCGCCGTGCTCGAGCAATGGCGTGAGCTGGCACTGGCCGGCATGGAGGCCGGCCTGAAGGCACGCACCAGCGATCCCCTGGAAGCCCGGCTCAATGACGCCGTGCGGCGCGTCGGCGAGTTGTCTATGGAAAACGAGATCCTGCGCAAGGAACGTGAACTGCAGGCCCGTCGCCCTTTGACCGCTCGGAGATCGTCGACATGA
- a CDS encoding cytochrome b/b6 domain-containing protein, translated as MNHTSIHPVWVRAFHWINAAAVILMCMSGWRVYEASPIFNTVRFPASITLGGWLGGALLWHFAIMWILVANFIVYLMLGLCSGRLRRTIFPITPRAVVTDLVAALRGKLSHCDLSQYNAVQKLAYLVVLADIALVILSGVTIWKPVQFGVVCTLMGGFDNARIVHFAAMSVLVGFFAIHIVMVALVPRSLLTMIRGR; from the coding sequence TTGAACCACACAAGCATTCATCCCGTATGGGTCCGCGCGTTTCACTGGATTAATGCCGCGGCCGTCATTCTCATGTGCATGAGTGGCTGGCGGGTGTACGAGGCGTCTCCCATCTTCAACACCGTCCGCTTTCCTGCTTCGATCACACTTGGCGGCTGGCTAGGCGGTGCGCTGCTCTGGCACTTCGCCATCATGTGGATACTGGTTGCGAATTTCATCGTTTATCTGATGCTGGGTTTGTGCAGCGGTCGACTGCGCCGGACGATTTTCCCAATCACGCCGCGTGCGGTCGTGACTGACCTCGTGGCAGCGCTGCGCGGCAAACTCAGCCACTGCGATCTCAGTCAATACAACGCAGTCCAGAAGTTGGCTTATCTCGTCGTGCTGGCCGACATTGCACTGGTGATCCTGTCCGGAGTGACGATCTGGAAACCGGTTCAGTTCGGGGTTGTGTGCACGCTGATGGGCGGTTTCGACAACGCGCGCATTGTCCATTTTGCCGCGATGAGCGTGCTCGTCGGCTTCTTCGCGATACATATCGTCATGGTTGCGCTCGTGCCCCGATCGTTGCTCACCATGATCCGGGGCCGCTAA
- a CDS encoding transporter suffix domain-containing protein, giving the protein MTTPNVETDVSNASGWRFKLGGCIFGFTFALWLVIPLAASLGTPAARMAALTGTIFVANKVLQLASIAVMGKAGFQQLKAIVFGHAKRLAPSKTVGPIRHAIGLVMFCLPLVWAMLGPYADQFWTGLRSNIWQLQVLGDLLLIASFFVLGGDFWTKVRALFVRTA; this is encoded by the coding sequence ATGACAACGCCAAACGTTGAAACCGATGTTTCCAACGCAAGCGGATGGCGTTTCAAACTCGGGGGGTGTATCTTCGGCTTCACTTTTGCATTGTGGCTAGTCATCCCGCTCGCGGCTTCCCTGGGGACGCCCGCCGCGCGCATGGCGGCACTGACGGGCACGATTTTCGTCGCCAACAAGGTTCTGCAGCTAGCCAGCATTGCGGTAATGGGCAAGGCCGGTTTTCAGCAGCTCAAGGCGATCGTTTTCGGCCATGCGAAACGTCTGGCACCCAGCAAGACTGTCGGTCCCATCCGTCACGCGATCGGCCTGGTGATGTTCTGCCTGCCACTCGTCTGGGCGATGCTTGGGCCTTATGCTGACCAGTTCTGGACAGGTCTAAGGTCGAACATCTGGCAGCTTCAGGTGCTCGGTGATTTGCTGCTGATAGCGAGCTTCTTCGTGCTCGGCGGGGATTTCTGGACCAAGGTCCGCGCTCTATTCGTCCGCACGGCGTAG
- the dmeF gene encoding CDF family Co(II)/Ni(II) efflux transporter DmeF, with protein sequence MSDFKDAAFGAGHDHIFLGAAHEQNERKTWAVIVLCSAMMLVEIVGGSMFGSLALVADGLHMSTHAGAMLIAALAYIYARKHAADPRFVFGTGKLGDLAGFTSAIVLAMIAVLIGYEAVSRFLSPVPIHFGEAIPIAVVGLLVNLASVWLLSGDHHGHSHGHSHGHAHGHAQGVDEHAHEDEVQKIFTPSGVFAVSIFEDGVPPVFRIAPASATSPLDASTVSVTTVRPDGMQQGFAFADRGGYLESKEDIPEPHAFKAIVRMPDGEYEVEFEEHEHGHDVHEAATRDHNIRSAYIHVMADAAVSVLAIIGLVLARAFGWLWMDPLAGVIGALVIANWSYGLMRDTGAILLDMSPDRRMAENVRHAIEDRGDKVVDLHVWRVGPGHMSAVVSVATGEPQRDSRFYHAALKGFKGLSHVTVEVQPSHAAA encoded by the coding sequence ATGAGTGATTTCAAAGACGCCGCGTTTGGCGCCGGACATGACCACATCTTTCTGGGCGCGGCCCATGAGCAGAACGAGCGCAAGACCTGGGCGGTGATTGTGCTGTGTAGCGCGATGATGCTGGTTGAAATCGTCGGTGGGAGTATGTTCGGGTCGCTGGCGCTTGTTGCCGACGGTCTGCACATGTCGACGCACGCTGGAGCGATGCTGATTGCGGCCCTCGCGTACATATACGCGCGCAAACACGCTGCCGACCCCCGCTTCGTGTTCGGTACCGGCAAGCTTGGCGACCTCGCGGGATTCACGAGTGCCATTGTGCTTGCCATGATTGCAGTGCTGATAGGGTACGAAGCTGTGTCGCGTTTTCTGTCGCCAGTGCCGATTCATTTCGGCGAAGCGATTCCCATCGCGGTGGTCGGCCTGCTGGTCAACCTGGCAAGCGTTTGGCTGCTGAGCGGCGATCATCACGGGCACAGTCACGGGCATAGCCATGGTCATGCTCACGGGCACGCTCAGGGTGTTGACGAGCACGCTCACGAAGATGAGGTGCAGAAGATTTTCACCCCGTCCGGTGTGTTTGCCGTCTCCATTTTCGAGGATGGTGTGCCGCCCGTTTTCCGCATTGCGCCAGCATCGGCGACTTCGCCACTGGACGCGTCCACAGTATCTGTAACGACCGTACGGCCTGATGGGATGCAACAGGGATTCGCCTTCGCGGACCGTGGCGGCTATCTGGAATCGAAGGAAGACATCCCTGAACCACACGCCTTCAAGGCCATCGTGCGGATGCCGGACGGCGAGTACGAAGTCGAATTCGAAGAGCACGAGCATGGCCACGACGTGCATGAGGCAGCGACCCGGGACCACAACATCCGGTCGGCGTATATCCACGTCATGGCTGACGCGGCGGTCTCCGTGCTGGCAATCATCGGTCTGGTACTGGCGCGCGCGTTCGGCTGGCTGTGGATGGACCCGCTGGCGGGCGTCATCGGTGCACTGGTGATTGCGAACTGGTCGTACGGCTTGATGCGTGACACTGGCGCAATCCTGCTTGACATGAGTCCTGACCGGCGCATGGCCGAGAACGTGCGTCATGCTATCGAGGACCGTGGCGACAAGGTTGTCGATCTGCACGTGTGGCGGGTGGGTCCAGGCCACATGAGTGCAGTGGTGTCAGTGGCAACAGGTGAACCCCAGCGGGACTCGCGCTTCTATCATGCAGCGCTCAAGGGTTTCAAGGGGCTGTCACATGTCACCGTTGAGGTGCAGCCTTCACACGCGGCGGCCTGA